Proteins encoded within one genomic window of Ammonifex degensii KC4:
- a CDS encoding VanW family protein, with amino-acid sequence MRRAVWVGAGIFFLLLLATAQLTYYDKTGCPAGTIPAGVYIDGHYVGGKTAGEVAAWLNRREKDLLARTVKVECASREWRVPLAELGVKLDRSVLEEALAVGHRGWLGQRLWERWRVGREGLHLPLKFSVDRQRLVSTLQDLTRELTVPPQNAAFRVLPDDTITIIPSREGKCADVEVAYPQLLAILNEGREPVIKLPLKPIPPAHTTEDVKNMGLDCLLAQFTTKFDPSNANRVYNISVAATAFNGLLVAPGEVVSFNRVVGPRSTKAGYKEAPTIIEDRFVDTVGGGVCQVSTTLYNAVLLAGLKVVERYAHSLPVGYVPLGRDATVSYGGFDFKFQNNTNKYLYLRTLVGPDFLTVKIYGNHNFKRRVEIRTWVTEEIPFKVVRKEDPDLEKGKEIVKQKGQKGYRVSAERIVWEGGKARREVLPSSYYKPVDEIVVVGTKAVPRLVVPERSEGKVSDENPPASTEVPASS; translated from the coding sequence TTGCGCCGCGCGGTCTGGGTAGGGGCGGGTATTTTCTTTTTGCTTCTGCTAGCCACTGCACAGCTTACCTACTACGATAAGACTGGCTGTCCTGCCGGCACAATTCCCGCTGGGGTCTATATTGACGGGCACTACGTGGGAGGCAAGACGGCAGGCGAGGTGGCGGCCTGGCTTAACCGCCGGGAAAAAGACCTTCTAGCCCGGACCGTAAAGGTAGAGTGTGCTTCGCGTGAGTGGCGTGTTCCCCTGGCGGAGCTGGGGGTGAAGCTCGATCGGTCGGTTCTGGAGGAGGCACTGGCCGTAGGGCACCGGGGCTGGTTGGGGCAGCGCCTCTGGGAGCGGTGGCGTGTCGGGCGGGAGGGCCTGCACCTGCCTCTTAAATTCTCGGTGGATCGCCAGCGCCTGGTCTCTACCCTCCAAGACCTGACGCGGGAGCTGACCGTCCCGCCCCAGAATGCCGCTTTCCGCGTGCTACCCGATGACACCATCACCATCATCCCCAGCCGCGAGGGTAAGTGCGCGGATGTGGAAGTTGCCTATCCTCAACTGTTGGCCATCCTCAACGAGGGTCGGGAGCCGGTCATCAAGCTTCCCCTAAAGCCCATCCCTCCGGCGCACACCACGGAAGACGTGAAGAACATGGGGCTTGACTGCCTCCTGGCCCAGTTTACCACTAAGTTTGACCCCTCCAACGCCAACCGGGTCTACAATATCTCTGTAGCGGCCACGGCCTTTAACGGCCTTCTGGTGGCGCCGGGGGAGGTGGTTTCCTTCAACCGGGTGGTCGGCCCCCGCTCGACCAAGGCCGGCTATAAAGAAGCCCCAACCATCATCGAGGACCGGTTCGTGGACACCGTAGGCGGAGGGGTCTGCCAGGTGTCCACTACCCTTTATAACGCCGTCTTGCTGGCCGGGCTTAAGGTAGTAGAGCGTTACGCTCATTCGTTGCCGGTGGGCTATGTACCCTTAGGCCGCGATGCCACGGTGTCCTACGGAGGATTCGACTTCAAGTTTCAAAACAATACCAACAAATACCTTTACCTGCGCACCTTGGTAGGACCTGACTTCCTCACCGTAAAGATCTACGGCAATCACAATTTCAAACGTCGGGTGGAAATAAGGACCTGGGTTACCGAGGAAATTCCTTTTAAGGTCGTCCGCAAAGAGGACCCCGATCTAGAAAAGGGTAAAGAGATCGTGAAGCAAAAAGGGCAAAAGGGCTACCGGGTGAGCGCCGAAAGAATAGTCTGGGAAGGGGGTAAAGCGCGACGGGAAGTCCTCCCTTCCAGCTACTATAAACCGGTAGATGAGATCGTGGTCGTGGGTACCAAGGCGGTTCCCCGTCTGGTGGTGCCCGAGCGCTCGGAAGGTAAGGTGTCTGATGAAAATCCCCCTGCAAGTACCGAAGTTCCCGCTTCTTCTTAG